GTCTACCAAGTCCTATTCTAGTCctgtttttctgattttgtttgagtGTGAGTGAGTTTTGTAGGTTCAAGGAGTAAATATGTAGCGCTTGATTGGTCTAAACGAGCTGCCATTTGCGTTGGGACGGCTTCAGGTTTAGCTTACCTTCACGAGGAAGTCGAACCTCAGGTTGTTCACCGTGACATCAAGGCCAGTAATATCTTACTAGACGGAAACTTTTCTCCCAAGATTGGAGATTTTGGGTTGGCTAAGCTTTTTCCAGACAATGTCACTCATGTCAGTACCCGAGTCGCTGGAACAGTGTAAGTATCCTTCTATAAACATAATcgctttttttttaccttttcctCTACGGATACATTTCAGCTGATGAGACTGAGATTACAGAGGATACTTGGCCCCAGAATATGCACTTCTTGGTCAACTGACGAAAAAAGCAGACGTTTATAGCTTCGGGATACTTGTCCTGGAGGTCATAAGTGGTAGTAGTAGCAGCAGAGCCGCCTTTGGAGAGGAGTACATGATTCTCATTGAATGGGTAAAGAACTAAATGATCTCATACCTAAACACACAACATATACCTCTATGTTTGTTTTAGTGTTTACAAGTCAATAATCatacattttcaaaatgtaAATGCAAACGTTGTGGTTTCTTTTGAGCATCCAATTAGATAAACCAACCACAATTAACAGGGGACTATACATTTTCTGTGTGTTTTGGCAGGTGTGGAAGCTGAGAGAAGAAGGGAGGCTACTAGAGTGTGTGGATCCGAATCTAACCAAGTTCCCAGGAGATGAAGTGACCCGGTTCATCAAAGTGGCTCTTTTCTGCACTCAAGCCACTGCGCAGAAGAGACCAAACATGAAGCAAGTGTTGGAGATGCTTTGCAGGAAAGAGCTTCACCTCAACGAGGATGCCTTAACGGAGCCTGGTGTCTACAGAGGTGTCAACAAGGGACGCAACCACCGTGGCATCGGTCTTGTAGGCGGCAGTTCACAGGAGAGCTCGTCAACGCAACGACACAAAGGGAAAAGCTCAGCCAATCCTCAAGGGTCGACGTCTACGTCTAATATTTCTTTTCAGAGCATCACAGAGATGGCTCCTAGatgatttttttctgttaataGAGGTCAATTATATTCTTGAGGATACTAATTAGTTTCTTATGTATTAAcatctttctatatatgtatagtaaATCAAATGTCATGAGACAAAATGTTAATAGCTCAGTATAAtaatatgatgatatcatcGTCTTAGTCAGATTTTAATTGCTTTGATTGCAATAAGTTGTAACTTCGAACTGATGGATGATCAATAGAACCAGAGAACGCAAACACagacaaaaagaagaacacaacGAATCTATAATCTCTGTAAATTAAGGTCTAGTCCCACCAATTCACTATAGTGTTCTTAGAGAGTTGTAAAACTTGATAACTTATCCTATCGTAACGTATACACAAACAGAATTAAGTTATAGCGACTTACAAACTCAGTTTGCTCTTTCCAACCAACTGTTTTGGCTTGTCTCCTTCACTTTCAAATGAAACATTTCTTCAAAATTTCGAATGAAGCATCTagaagtaaaccaaaaaaatagaagctCAAgaatgtatgtgtatatataatgcTTAATGAGTACTTCCAATAGCTTATTATGAATCAGAAACACCAAATATGCTCATCTGGTCAATTTGCAGTTGTCTGACATTTCCCTATGTGTCAGAGGGCCAGgaatttttaataatgattGGCATGATTTGCAACATTCTTAGCAACATTCTTAAACAGAATGATTGATACTTACTGTATTAacttaactttatttttatttttgtcaactgaaACTTATTAACTTACTAACCATCGCCAATAATGAGACAAGTACAGTAGTATAATACTGGGAAAAAGATTTGTATGCACCTAACTATGCTTTCAATCGTCAAAGTCAAGATGCTTCCATAGTTATGACAAGTTGTGctaacgaacaaaaaaaaatgtaggtGGACTGGACCTATTCAAACCTTTCCTTTTCTCGCCTTTAGTTTCTAATTCAATTACTTTGTAccagaaaattaaatattactaAGAATGGATTAGACagttttgaaaacaaataataagaGGAACCCAACAATTTTAAACTGGATATAACAAATGGATCAACTAGGAAAGTGCCTCACACATCTAGACCTTGCCTTTAAGGTGCCTTCCTTCTTAGTTATAGCAACGTAATTATTGTTCCCTTTATTTATCAGTCAACTATGAAGAAAACAAGGCGTTTATCATTCGGGAGAAATTTCAAAAGTAATGTACTATTGCATTAAAATTCCACAGACGgcctaataataattattaacaaCAATTATCAAAAGCTATAAGATTAAGAGACCAtatcaaaagaaagattaatAATTGCTTTGTCCTtacaataaacaaaattatggaGAAGATTCTAAAAAATCATCAACTTGTAACAATAAAAAGTATTCAAAATAATGGATAATTTAGCTGTCctcatttaattaatatatccaaaatatttcAATCCTGGAATCTAACCTCAAAAGTGGAAGAGGTTTCATCTCcttaaagtaaaaaaacttaaacgaaatccaagttttttttttttctttttgctaatacatatattttgattacaAGATAAATTCAAGCTGGATCCGTACTTAAACCGATAGAAAActgaatcaaaaccaaactcaaacgATATGAAACAGTCCATATGGATATAGTCAAAGAGATGATAACAGAAATGTCGTCAAGAGATTGTGAGcccttacaaaaaaaattaagcaaaaacaaaaagtggaTATATCATGGTCGTTTATTTAATAAGCGTATGGTAATAACATATTGAAACCTACGTCCAAGTCAGCCTTCTTTGGCTGCTTAAGAACTTTTCAAAACATGACACCTTCTTCAACCCCAAggaagcaagaaaaaaaaaggtcacaACATATTataagaacccaaaaaaaaaaaaaaaacacaaaagacttcacttctgatttctttctttcttctcctaaCTTGTTCCTTTCCAAAAATATGGATCATGAAATAACCAAGAAAATCACGGCCATGTTTGATAACCGGCGGTTATTAAACCGCTCCAGATCATCACTATTCACAGCGTTTGCTTCCACAGTGATAGCTCTGATCGTTTTCACGATCATTCTCGTCTCTAATTTATCCGTGAGAGATTACTCGACCAAGGTGGTGACTATAGAGATCAAGACAGTTGTTCCTTACTTGCCTCTAAGCTCAGAGAAGGAGTTGAGCGAAGAGACCAACCACAACTATTCTATCAAGCAACAAGTCACAGTCAAAGAGATTAACAATCTTCAAGTTCTTGAAGTTTTTGGAGGCAAAGGCGTGTCGGAGAAGTTTCAACAGAGAGCAACAGAGTTTTTAAGAGATGATTGTGAGGTCAACTTCATGATGACATGGATCTCACCTGCGGAAATGTTCGGTAAGAGAGAGGTTTTGTCTGTAGAGAGCGTCTTCAAACATCACCCTCGAGGTTGTTTGATCATTTTATCATCGACAATGGATTCTCCTCAAGGTTTCAGAATCTTTAAACCGTTTCTTGATCGAGGTTACAGAGTTAAGGCGGTCACACCGGATTTGCCTTTTCTTCTCAAAGACACAGCCGGAGaatcttggcttgaagagattCAAACCGGTAAAAGAGATCCAGGAAAGATTCCTTTAGCTCAGAATCTGTCAAACCTCATGAGACTAGCTTACCTGTTCAAATTCGGAGGTGTTTATTTGGACACGGACATGATTGTTCTGAAGAGCTTTAAAACTCTTAGGAACGTGATCGGTGCACAGACCCTCGAACCGGTTTCAAGAAACTGGACAAGACTAAACAATGCGGTTTTGGTCTTCGACAAGAACCATCCTTTCTTGCTCAAATCCATTGAAGAGTTCGCGTTGACTTTCAACGGAAACGTTTGGGGTCATAACGGACCGTATCTTGTTTCTAGAGTGGCTCGAACCGTGGAAGGAACAAGTGGTTATAACTTTACCATCATGACACCTCCTGCATTTTATCCAGTGAACTGGATTGAGATTGAGAAGCTATTCAAAGttccaagaacagagaaagattCTAAGAGAGTCCAAGTCAAGGTTCTTGAGATGCACAAGAGAAGCTATGGATTGCATCTGTGGAATAAGTTTAGCAGCAAATTCGAAATTGAACAAGGAAGTGCCATGGATAAATTGGTTTCAGATCATTGTATAATCTGTGATCGTGTTGTCTCTTCATCCTAAAGacttcattatttattttttccattttgtaaGTTAATTCCATTGTAGaatagttttgtaaattaacAATGAAACCCTCAACCTTTTTAATTTTNNNNNNNNNNNNNNNNNNNNNNNNNNNNNNNNNNNNNNNNNNNNNNNNNNNNNNNNNNNNNNNNNNNNNNNNNNNNNNNNNNNNNNNNNNNNNNNNNNNNNNNNNNNNNNNNNNNNNNNNNNNNNNNNNNNNNNNNNNNNNNNNNNNNNNNNNNNNNNNNNNNNNNNNNNNNNNNNNNNNNNNNNNNNNNNNNNNNNNNNNNNNNNNNNNNNNNNNNNNNNNNNNNNNNNNNNNNNNNNNNNNNNNNNNNNNNNNNNNNNNNNNNNNNNNNNNNNNNNNNNNNNNNNNNNNNNNNttttttttttttttttttcattttgtaacttgtaagttaaTTCCTTTGTAGAATAGTTTGTAAATTAACAATGAAACCTTcaagtttttcattttattcaattaaaatcctaattaatttttgtgtttaggCTGATAAATATCAAATACTGATTGGCCCAGGCCCAGGCCCATATAAATTGACTTTCATCAGTTATACAAATCATGTTTCTTATTCACACCCATAGCCCAATTGGCTAAAAAAACGGTTCAAGCTGAAATCGAAACTCGAACCGGACTGTGATGGTTTCCGATAGCAGCGAGCGAGTGAAGCTCAACGTCGGCGGCGAGATCTTCGAAACCAATGCATCGACCATTCAATCAACTTCTCCAGACTCTCTCCTCGCTGCTCTCTCGACTCCAACATCCCATGGATCGAACCCTGTGTTCATCGATCGTGACCCTGAGATATTCGCCGTCATCCTCAATCTCCTCCGTACTGGTCGACTCCCAGCTAATTCCGCCGGCGCTTTCTCCAAACAAGAGCTACTCGATGAAGCTCTGTATTACGGCGTCGAATCACTCCTCAGATCGGCGATGTTACCGCCGCCGCTTCTAGGTTTCGATGCGTCTCTAGTCTCCATAATCACACCGGCTGCTGACGGAGTTCCGTCTGCTTTAACCGCCACTGCTGGAGACGCCTCTCTGTGGATCGCTCACGGCGGTCAGATCTCCGTCTACGATTGGAGTCTTTGCCACGCTGGAACCGTTCGTACGCATCTCAGTGATATCACATAGATCTGCCGTGTGTGGGGCGAAGCGGCTGCAGTTGGATCTGGATCCGTTTCGGGGCTTCATTTCTACGATCTCTCCGGAGGTCGATACGTCGGATCTACGCACTGGACTGATCCGGAGGATCCGAGAATCCATAAGGCACGCGTCGCCGCCGTTGCTGATTCGGACGGTGGAGTATTCGCATCGTTTGAGTGTCTGCACAGAGAGAACAGCGTTCTCCAGATCGACAAATCCACTCTCCAAGTCGCCGCCGTGATCGGCCAGCAATCCGGAAGCTCAGCTAAAACCACCGTACCGGAGAAACTACGGTGGCTGCCAACGAACGGTGTTTTGGTAGGATCCGCCGTGCAACGTGGAGCGTTCGGATGCTCCGGCTACATCCGGATTTGGGACCCGAGGACCAGGAACATAGTTTGGGAAACGAACGAGCCAGGTTCGGGACGAAGCAGTAGGTTCGGAGACGCCTTAGCTGACATGGACGTGGACGTTGAAGACTCGATCATCTTCAAGGTATGTTCTAAGTCAGGAGACCTCGGAATGGTAGACATCCGTAGATTAGGTGAAGATCCATGGGTATATATGTCAGATGAGAATCCTGGTGCGTGGAAGGCCGGCGACGGAGGCGGTTACAGCGCTGTACATTGTTATAGAAAGCAAGTGTTGGCTTCTAGAGGTGGTGCATTAGAGGTATGGTCAAGTGTTAATGAGAAGACGAGTGGTGATCCAATTCGCAGAAGAAACTTTGTAGACAAGGAAGAAGATTCCAAGAGAGGGATGATTTCGAAAATTGAAGCTGGAGGTGATCGGCTCTTTGTTTCTCGGGAATTTATGGAAGGTGTTGAGGTCTGGGAAACTTCTAGTTTCTCAGGGATAACATCCGTCGAGTAATGGTGTCCCAAAGAACGAAATGTGTTTGTTAGTTTGGAGAAGGAGCTgaacaaaatgaagaacaacATCAACATTCAAACTCTATGTAGTGCAGAAACCACTAGAAGTTACCTCATCTGTTGTAAAGGGATTCATAGATTTTGTCTTTGTAAAGTTTTTGGTCTAATGGGTATATAATTACAGTCACAAGTTAACTAATGAATCCATTTTAGAGACAGAAGATAGAAAAAGACTTTGTAGTGTTGACCAGTGACAAGGAACTGtatgtttggtttttagttgTGTGGGAAAATTTTGATGTAAAAGGAGAAAATCttaccttcatcttcttcattgtaTCTTAATTGATGTCTCTTGTTTAAACCCTTTTTTAAGTACTCAATATATATGTCAGCGTAATGATTATCTATCTTTTAGTATTCAAAGCAAGTTTCCATTGTATAGAGAGAGATAAGCTAAATTCAACTactcttttgtctttctttcttaaccTACTCAAACCTAatactcttctttctttcttttttgatgaaattgtCTACCTTTGTGAACAAGACAAAGAATCTTTCTTTATGTCTTTGCTTTCTTGCCAGTGTAATAAAACCTTTTGTTGCAACTTCTGGTAGTGCACCACACAAGGTCTTGAGAGGGGGAAGAAcccaacatttttttaaaatgtaagttCTTCCTTGGATTCTTTAGATACTATTTGatacgttttgtttttgttaggtCAGGTTTTGGACCTACAGTTTCCGAAACACTTAAAAGGTTTGTCATGATgaaattaattttgtgttttttttttgttggtctgAATCATTCtccttttaagaaaaatattggaattttccttttgttatgttttgaacaaagaaatattattatgaGGAATGAATGGggtcaaaaaagaagaaagccaAGTGGGGATTTCCCATGAGCTTTCTTGTCTATATGGTCCTTTGAAGCCGACCCCTCCTTTTGAATATTTGGACCTGgcttctctcttttattctttttttggtcgGTACATATTAAggaaatgttattatttttccGGTTCATCAAATTTAATACTATTAACGTAACTCGTTTCACACAGTGGACGTTTTTAAACACATTAGATTAGtgtcattttatttattttaaaattttaatctatggtttgtaatatatgttgacaagaagatcaagaaccaaacaaaaatttctgaatccaagaaattaaaaaacaatccTATACAATGTTCAATGCTCAATTCTCTTAACATTAGTACAACAAAAGATCAAAGAGAGTAGGATCACTATATTCAATCATCCGACTCAGATCCAAACCGGGTTGGTCAAAATCAAGAAGACCACGTTGAGACAGAGTTTGATCTCGACAGAGAAAAAGATGAGTTCAAGAACTCGATGCAATCTTCAATAGCTTCTGCTCGGTGAGACTCTGTCTCGTTTACAGACTTTGACCTCTTCATATAAATagtcgaggaagaagaagaagacgacgacgaagacaaCAGAAACGATGACGTTTTTTTATCGGTCGTATTCCTTCGGAAGGATATAAAACGCCACGTTTTGGCGACTCTAGCTCCAATACGTTGGATCAATTTCCTCGCGGCCGGCGAGCTCCTAAGACCGAAACTGAGAATCCCGACGAGAACCACCCTTCTCCGGCTGTGATGTGACGAGTTTAAACCGTCGTGTTTTGGGAATATGGGTTCTTCTGTGGCTTCTGGGTTCGGATTAAAGCTTACTCTTTTGCATGCTCTtcgtgacatttttttttttgggtctgaTGAAATTGCaatggaaagagagagagagagagagagagagagagagagagagagagagagagagagagagagagagagagagagagagagagagagagagagagagagagagagagagagagagagagagagagagagagagagagagagagagagagagagagagagagagagagagagagagagagagagagagagagagagagagagagagagagagagagagagagagagagagagagagagagagagagagagagagagagagagagagagagagagagagagagagagagagagagagagagagagagagagagagagagagagagagagagagagagagagaggggagaggagaaagagatagagagatgtgTCGAAGACCAAAAATATACTAAAGAAGagactatttaatattttgaagaCTATTTatgggtgtgtgtgtgtgtgttttatatatGACTTATGACTTAAAAAGACCTTTGTGTTGAAAATGTAAAGAGATGATGATATGGGTTCAGTTTAACAACcttattaaaaattgaaacttgtaACTCAATTTTTCTACTTTATAattgtagtgtatatatatctatgaaATGGATTTAGTCGTTAAGATTATATGGATTCAGAGTATATtttatcttacattttttttacaatttttccAAAGATAGAGAATCTTATGGAATGGTCTTTTCATAAATTATCAAGTCATCTAATGATGTATGTATTAGGAGTATTCTTTTTTTGAGAGATATTCATCTTATACAAAAAGTGTTTGGGTGAAGAAAATGGTACAAATTAATCCGGTTTAATCCTTGGtttactattaaaagaaaactttattGGGTTATGTATGTGTCTTTGGTGGGCTTAGATGATTAAATTTCATGTCCATAAATTACTTATGTAACTCCTGACAGTAACAATTATCATGGGGAAGGGGAACGATTAGGTTTTCAAGGTTCCTTATTTCAGTTTAATATAggattttggaaagtttcctaTAATATTAGGTTTTCAAGGTTCCTTATTTCAGTTTAATATATAGGATTTTGAAAAGTTTCCTATAATAAGATCATACGtacattaacatatatatatgaatttttgtgAGTCTTTTGGTAGCTTCCAATCCAAGTAAAGTATAGGATCGGCTATGGGGGAGAATCAAAAGGAAACGAGTTTCACGTTTGAGATAGATAACTTCTGGGAGAAAGGAGCTGCTGTGATACGGTCTAATATATTCTCCAGCGGTGGTGGCTGCGAATggtaaacaaatatatatacatgttctGCGCTCAGTTCTCAAGATGGGGTACTGATTCAAGGTTCTTGCCTCTTACAAAGCTTAGAGAAGAAGGGCTTCTGGAAAACAAACTGATTATTCAAGTCGAAATAAATGTAGTTGAAATTGTTAACCAAGAGGATGCAACTGACAAGGAGATGTTAGATGTTCATGGTTTCCAACTTCTTTATTCTCAGGTATATATCCTTCTTGTTTAGAAATAGTTGGTTTCTACGTTGTTGTTCTTTTTGATGATTCCCCTTAGTTTTCTGATTAATGTATATTATACTTACATCTTTCTCTTGTTGACAGGTTACTTCAGCGAGTCGGCTTTTCGAGGATCACCCGGACATTGCAGTAAATTTCATACCACAGATCCCATTGGTGAAGACAGCGTACATGAGTTCCCTCCTCGGTCTTATCGAGACACTGAACAAGCCTTCACATTGCTTCACCGAGACTGAGCTATACAATGCTAAGAGGGAGTTGAATGAGCTAACAAGAGCGGGGTTTAAGCTAGACTGGTTGGACACAAAGCTTTATGAGCTTTCTTTTGATGACAAGGATCATAAAGCAATTTCTGATTGGTATCCACTGGAGGACTGgatcaaattttaatttgttgatgaaTCTTCGAATGAGTGGAAAGTAAGAGCGGGATTCCCTCATCTTCTTCCTAATGAAAAAATAAGACTAATTAAGCTGTCAAATTCATAGCGCCAATATGTCTTTACTAACTTTTTTTCATTCAGTTTATTCGAAACAAGTACATTGGAATGCTTATTTTACCTTTGACAATCAAGAGAGTTTATTGCAGTTGTGATCACCCATACCCAATATAGGTTTAGGAGAAACATGATTAACAAATTTAACATTAAGAAGTTGTATTAAGCAAATGTTTTCATACACAATTCAAACGGCGTATATATGTGAAACTCTCTTATGTATACGGAGCTAAACAAGAGAAAATGTAATAATGCTgaataaaaaatcagaaaatgtcATCAAAATGCATATAAACCTTCACATCTTTTAGCTTTATAAAACAAGAACACACATGACACAACTTAATATATATTACTTCagtatttcttcttcttggaaaaTATGGAATTCATTCTCGAATCCTAGGAAATTCCATTTAGAAGGAGAGAAGTGAGATAGAGAAGAGCTCGTCTTTGTAGCCATATCagagaagaaatagagagaTGTGTGTCGAAGACCAAAAATACTAAAGAGGAGACTATTTATGGGGTGGTGGTGTCTTATTACTTATGACTTTAAAAGATATTGGTGTGAAAATGTaaagagataataataatatagaggGTTCAGTTTAACAACCttactaaaaattgaaaaacttgTAACTCAAttttctactttattatatCTATGAAATGGGTTTACTGGTAGAGTTGTAGTGGTTTTATAAATTCAGAGTATTTATTTAGCTTAGAtagataattttcttttaaaatttagaattttcctctgtttttcataACTATTACTGCGAATTTGAAGGCAGTAGAGATCTTATGGAATGAtctttttcataattaattatgtcAGTAATGagtatataagtttttttttttgttttgaggaaTTGATGTCCAAAAAACTATCGGTGAAAAAAAGGGGTACAAACCCGGTTTAATCACTGGTAcctatataagaaaattatattgggTTATGTCCACCTGTGTCTTAGATAATTAAATTTGTGGGTTCCTAATTTCAGTTGGATTAGGATTTTGAAAAAGCTTTTAAGCTACGagtataaatatatctatatatacaaatttttgtgAGTCTTTCTTTTGGTAGCCTCCAAGTAAAGCATAGGCCGGATCCGATATGGTGGAGGATCAAAAGGAAACGACGAGTTTCACGTTTGAGATAGATAACTTCTGGGAGAAGGAAGCTGATGTGATACAGTCTCCTATATTCTCCAGCGGTGGTGGCTGCGAATGGTAAACCTATATACGATCTTTAACAtgtgttcttttttcttcttcttacaactCATCGTCGATCGTACGTATACATGCgacaattttataaataactcGTATCGTATCTGTTATTGATTAGGTATGCAAACCCTAAAATTAAGCAGCTAGCGTTTAGTTATTAATCTGTTTTTTTNNNNNNNNNNNNNNNNNNNNNNNNNNNNNNNNNNNNNNNNNNNNNNNNNNNNNNNNNNNNNNNNNNNNNNNNNNNNNNNNNNNNNNNNNNNNNNNNNNNNNNNNNNNNNNNNNNNNNNNNNNNNNNNNNNNNNNNNNNNNNNNNNNNNNNNNNNNNNNNNNNNNNNNNNNNNNNNNNNNNNNNNNNNNNNNNNNNNNNNNNNNNNNNNNNNNNNNNNNNNNNNNNNNNNNNNNNNNNNNNNNNNNNNNNNNNNNNNNNNNNNNNNNNNNNNNNNNNNNNNNNNNNNNNNNNNNNNNNNNNNNNNNNNNNNNNNNNNNNNNNNNNNNNNNNNNNNNNNNNNNNNNNNNNNNNNNNNNNNNNNNNNNNNNNNNNNNNNtttttttttttgttttgaggaaTTGATGTCCAAAAAACTATCGGTGAAAAAAAGGGGTACAAACCCGGTTTAATCACTGGTAcctatataagaaaattatattgggTTATGTCCACCTGTGTCTTAGATAATTAAATTTGTGGGTTCCTAATTTCAGTTGGATTAGGATTTTGAAAAAGCTTTTAAGCTACGagtataaatatatctatatatacaaatttttgtgAGTCTTTCTTTTGGTAGCCTCCAAGTAAAGCATAGGCCGGATCCGATATGGTGGAGGATCAAAAGGAAACGACGAGTTTCACGTTTGAGATAGATAACTTCTGGGAGAAGGAAGCTGATGTGATACAGTCTCCTATATTCTCCAGCGGTGGTGGCTGCGAATGGTAAACCTATATACGATCTTTAACAtgtgttcttttttcttcttcttacaactCATCGTCGATCGTACGTATACATGCgacaattttataaataactcGTATCGTATCTGTTATTGATTAGGTATGCAAACCCTAAAATTAAGCAGCTAGCGTTTAGTtattaatctgttttttttcttttttctttcttaaaaggTATGTTGACGTTTATCCCAAAGGATACGGTGCTGTTAAAGATCACTTGTCTGTGCACTTCTGCGTTGCGACTCCTGAATCACTCAGACTTGGATGGAAAAGACGAGCTGATATTTCACTCGTTCTTTTAAATCAATCAGGCAAAGAGCTCTACAAATCGCCTAAATATTGCAACTTGTTCTGCGCTCAGCTGCTAAAACGGGGTCATTCAAGGGTTTCCTCTCATAAGAAGCTTAAAGAAGAAGGGCTTCTGGACAAACTGATCGTTCAAGTCGAAATAAAAGTAGTTGAGGAAGGGGAGATAACTGGGAAGGAGATGTTAGATGTCCGTGGTTTCCAAGTTCTTTACTCTCAGGTAGGTACCCTTGTTTCTTCTGCTTTTTGTTGATGATTCCCCTTTTTGATGATTAACATCTAACATCTTTATCTCGTTGACACAGGCTACTTCAGCGACTCGCCTTTTAGAGGGTCACCCGGACATTGCAGTAAATTTCATACCAAAAATCCCATTGGTGAAGACAGCGTACATGAGTGCCCTCCTTGGTCTTGTCGAGACACTGAACAAGCCTCCAGAAAGCTTCACCGAGACTGAGCTAAATAAAGCTAAGATGGAGTTGAATGAGCTAACAAGAGCGGGGTTTAAGCTAGACTGGTTGGGTAC
The Camelina sativa cultivar DH55 chromosome 15, Cs, whole genome shotgun sequence DNA segment above includes these coding regions:
- the LOC104745061 gene encoding putative serine/threonine-protein kinase, which codes for MRCNCFGILDKCKRSDRLGHREAEEICTDNVRVFSYNSLRSATDGFHPTNRIGGGGYGVVFKGVLRDGTQVAVKSLSAESKQGTREFLTEINLISNIHHPNLVNLIGCCIEGNNRILVYEYLENNSLASALLGSRSKYVALDWSKRAAICVGTASGLAYLHEEVEPQVVHRDIKASNILLDGNFSPKIGDFGLAKLFPDNVTHVSTRVAGTVGYLAPEYALLGQLTKKADVYSFGILVLEVISGSSSSRAAFGEEYMILIEWVWKLREEGRLLECVDPNLTKFPGDEVTRFIKVALFCTQATAQKRPNMKQVLEMLCRKELHLNEDALTEPGVYRGVNKGRNHRGIGLVGGSSQESSSTQRHKGKSSANPQGSTSTSNISFQSITEMAPR
- the LOC104745062 gene encoding lactosylceramide 4-alpha-galactosyltransferase-like; the encoded protein is MDHEITKKITAMFDNRRLLNRSRSSLFTAFASTVIALIVFTIILVSNLSVRDYSTKVVTIEIKTVVPYLPLSSEKELSEETNHNYSIKQQVTVKEINNLQVLEVFGGKGVSEKFQQRATEFLRDDCEVNFMMTWISPAEMFGKREVLSVESVFKHHPRGCLIILSSTMDSPQGFRIFKPFLDRGYRVKAVTPDLPFLLKDTAGESWLEEIQTGKRDPGKIPLAQNLSNLMRLAYLFKFGGVYLDTDMIVLKSFKTLRNVIGAQTLEPVSRNWTRLNNAVLVFDKNHPFLLKSIEEFALTFNGNVWGHNGPYLVSRVARTVEGTSGYNFTIMTPPAFYPVNWIEIEKLFKVPRTEKDSKRVQVKVLEMHKRSYGLHLWNKFSSKFEIEQGSAMDKLVSDHCIICDRVVSSS
- the LOC104745064 gene encoding josephin-like protein, yielding MSRRACKRVSFNPNPEATEEPIFPKHDGLNSSHHSRRRVVLVGILSFGLRSSPAARKLIQRIGARVAKTWRFISFRRNTTDKKTSSFLLSSSSSSSSSSTIYMKRSKSVNETESHRAEAIEDCIEFLNSSFSLSRSNSVSTWSS
- the LOC104748072 gene encoding MATH domain and coiled-coil domain-containing protein At2g42470-like yields the protein MGENQKETSFTFEIDNFWEKGAAFSRWGTDSRFLPLTKLREEGLLENKLIIQVEINVVEIVNQEDATDKEMLDVHGFQLLYSQVTSASRLFEDHPDIAVNFIPQIPLVKTAYMSSLLGLIETLNKPSHCFTETELYNAKRELNELTRAGFKLDWLDTKLYELSFDDKDHKAISDWYPLEDWIKF
- the LOC104748073 gene encoding MATH domain and coiled-coil domain-containing protein At2g42470-like, translated to MVEDQKETTSFTFEIDNFWEKEADVIQSPIFSSGGGCEWYVDVYPKGYGAVKDHLSVHFCVATPESLRLGWKRRADISLVLLNQSGKELYKSPKYCNLFCAQLLKRGHSRVSSHKKLKEEGLLDKLIVQVEIKVVEEGEITGKEMLDVRGFQVLYSQATSATRLLEGHPDIAVNFIPKIPLVKTAYMSALLGLVETLNKPPESFTETELNKAKMELNELTRAGFKLDWLGTKLDELSSYDKDQKAMLTMGIH